From the Candidatus Latescibacterota bacterium genome, the window CCATATCCTGATAAAAATCATCGGTGTGATGATAATGGTGCCATTTTTCTTTCGATATATCTGGCTGTTGAAATTTATCATACCTGAGAACGCCGCAATCGCAACGAGGATCGCGTTCGCGCATACGGGGTTCAATATATTCATCGTAAGCTTGTTCATGCCTCTGATAAACCCGTTCACAAGGTTCGTCAAGTTCCTTGTGCCTGCTAAAGACCACAAGGAAAAGCACCATCTGACATATCTCGATGTCCGAATCTACGATACACCAGCAATAGGTATCCAGCAGTCATATAGCGAGATAATCCTTATGGGCGAGGGTGTCCAGAAGATGATGGGATGGCTCCGATCCTCGCTTAAGGACCTCAACGGGGACAGGACTCTGGAAAAGAAACTTTTTCACAGAGAAAAAATATTCGACCTGATCCAGAAAGAGATCGTCGAATTCATCGGCAAGATGATGACAGGTACGCTGAGCCATGATGTGACGAAGGAAGTTCACAAACAGCTTCGTATAGCTGACGAATTTGAATCCATAAGCGATTATATCGTTATTATTCTGAAGTTGCGGTGCAGGATGAGAAACGAAGGTCTGACATTTGCCGAAAAAGATGTCGAGGAGATATTGCAGCTTCACGATCTGGTCTCAGAGTACACGCAGTTAATCCATGAAGCTGTGGAGACCCGTGACGAAGGAGCCATTACCAAAGCACTGAGCCAGGGCGATACGATCGCGCACCAGGTGAAGAATTTCAGGGCCAATCATCTTCTCCGGTTGGAAAACAAAGAAACAGAACCACTGGCAAGTCTGATTATCATGGATATGCTGAGCTCGTATCGACGTATAAAGGACCACGCTCTCAACATCGCCGAGGTCGTAGCTGGCGAGAAATAGACAAGAGCCCCCGTCCCGGGCTGGATTATCTCATACGGATCCTATTCAATGATGGAAAACCTGGACTCTTTGGTGACCTCCTCGCGGGTCCTTCGGTCCATCACCGTGACAGCCAGAATATATGGCCCCTCTTCGAGTTCGCCAGTAGCTATCAACATCCTCGTCGGCTGGGTAGATCCGAATCCACCGGTATCGAAACCGGATGTGATCGATTTCGGTCTTTCATTTATCACGCTACCTGGACTGTCGTCCCGGACTGGTATTATCTCGTATTTGACAGTGTAGAATGTATGGTCCTCATCGTCCGTATTCAGGCCATAGACCTCGAAATAGACAGTGACCGGAAATGGCTTTCTATATAGATGCAATGGATGAGGGATGACAACGAGATTGTTTTTCATATATCTGCTGGGTCTGTCCGACTCAGCCACTTTTTTGGCGAACTGGATATCACTGATAGCCAGTCCCCCTTCGAGCGAATGGGCCCACTTCCTCGTCTTCAGGATCGACCTGCCATTCCCTACAAGATCGATGACTTCTATCCATATCCTGTAGGGAGCCGGATCGAGTGTCATCACAGTCTGCCCGAGCAGGCTGTACGCCGCGCTGGATTGAGCCCCGGCACTTGACACGAGAGTGAACTTCTCCTCTGAAGAAGCCACTTCCTTCATTTCCATATCAAATACGATAATCCTCATCTCGACCTCACTCTTCAGCAGGCTGTCTTCCTGTTTCAGAGCAAGCTCTGTAACAGGGATCTCGAGATTCACCTCCGTCCTGATCTTTCCGTCACCTCCGCTGAAACAGAGGATGTCGAAAAAAGAGACCATGTTCAGATCGAGATCGGGAAAAAGGAAGAAACTGTTTTCGTCTCCCGAAGGCCAGTAGTCCTTGATCCCGTACCTCCCGGAGATCAGTTCCACCATTTCCTTCAGAAGGTCGCCGGCCTCGGTAGTCTCAAAAGATATATCAACATTGTCGGAAAGGGTCGATCTTATCATAGACGCCACATCATCGTCCCCGGGCGCCTCATAGAGCCCATCTTCACGGAGAACGGTCCACGCGTCGCGATCTGTCCCTCCCACGACAAACCTGTATGTACCACTTAAATCATTATCGATGAAATTGAAGGTCGTGTCGGGAGCTCCGTACGTCCACCTTTCTCCAGGCATACTCAGCTTGCTTTGCGAGACGGTCGCCCAGATACGCTGCCTCGTGGCCGGCATGCCGTACCTGATGAACATATCCCCCCGAGTGTCCCAGCCTGGATATGACTCGACAGGAAACAGTTCCCTCGCGAGCTTCAATCTTTCGAAATGCTCCAACCTGCGCTCATTCTCGGCAGTCGTTATCGTTGGATCAAGCTGCTTCCAGAATTTTTCCATCCAGGTCATCCTGGCGCTACTTCCATGAAGGGAAAGATATTCGACCCGCTGCTCCGTGCTCATCAATGGACGCATGCTGTCATAGGCGACCATCTCATCCAGGTCCAGTCTCATCCGAAGATCCACCTCGGAAGTATGCGCTTCCATACCTTGTGAGTTCGACGCGAGACATGATGAGATAATCAGGGTTGATACCGGTGAGAAAAAACCAATAGCTATCATTATGACAGCCACGGATACGGCTCGCAGACTATACCATCTCATACAATACTCCTGTCAAAGATCTTGATCCGGAGGCAGGGAGATATTTCACGTTAAAATATATAAACCGGATTGCCTGATTACCAGAATAATCAGAAACTGCCGAACTGGCGTCCGGCTGTAAGAAAGAACGAATCGTCTCCGCCTTCTGTCCTTCCATATCCTATCTTGACGGGTCCGAATATCGTCTTCAATCCAGCGAAAACCGCTCCTCCGAAATCGAGGTCATCGGCAGAAACGTCGTCCATCGTGTCCCAGACATTACCGACCTCAGCATAGGCCCCAATATAGAGAGTGGGTCCTACAAGAAGTTTTC encodes:
- a CDS encoding GWxTD domain-containing protein, which translates into the protein MRWYSLRAVSVAVIMIAIGFFSPVSTLIISSCLASNSQGMEAHTSEVDLRMRLDLDEMVAYDSMRPLMSTEQRVEYLSLHGSSARMTWMEKFWKQLDPTITTAENERRLEHFERLKLARELFPVESYPGWDTRGDMFIRYGMPATRQRIWATVSQSKLSMPGERWTYGAPDTTFNFIDNDLSGTYRFVVGGTDRDAWTVLREDGLYEAPGDDDVASMIRSTLSDNVDISFETTEAGDLLKEMVELISGRYGIKDYWPSGDENSFFLFPDLDLNMVSFFDILCFSGGDGKIRTEVNLEIPVTELALKQEDSLLKSEVEMRIIVFDMEMKEVASSEEKFTLVSSAGAQSSAAYSLLGQTVMTLDPAPYRIWIEVIDLVGNGRSILKTRKWAHSLEGGLAISDIQFAKKVAESDRPSRYMKNNLVVIPHPLHLYRKPFPVTVYFEVYGLNTDDEDHTFYTVKYEIIPVRDDSPGSVINERPKSITSGFDTGGFGSTQPTRMLIATGELEEGPYILAVTVMDRRTREEVTKESRFSIIE
- a CDS encoding Na/Pi cotransporter family protein — its product is MNIDYVKIFIGAVGGLGLFLVGMKLMSEGMQTVAGERLRKLINAITDNRLVACGVGATVTSLIQSSSVTTVMIVGMVNAGIMTLRQAIGVILGADIGTTITAWLVALKIVEYGLPILGISAFFYLFSKNERVRYIAMMTLGLGMVFFGLEIMKEGFMPLRDNPEFISLLSRFEPKSMVGVIKCVLVGALVTAIIQSSSATVAITITLARTGVIGYETAVALVLGENIGTTITAFLASLGAITNAKRTAYAHILIKIIGVMIMVPFFFRYIWLLKFIIPENAAIATRIAFAHTGFNIFIVSLFMPLINPFTRFVKFLVPAKDHKEKHHLTYLDVRIYDTPAIGIQQSYSEIILMGEGVQKMMGWLRSSLKDLNGDRTLEKKLFHREKIFDLIQKEIVEFIGKMMTGTLSHDVTKEVHKQLRIADEFESISDYIVIILKLRCRMRNEGLTFAEKDVEEILQLHDLVSEYTQLIHEAVETRDEGAITKALSQGDTIAHQVKNFRANHLLRLENKETEPLASLIIMDMLSSYRRIKDHALNIAEVVAGEK